A single region of the Streptomyces virginiae genome encodes:
- a CDS encoding MFS transporter: MLELLKDRTYIRYWLAVVASFLGDAITKITLIYVVATETDDPVLYVSLVVIAQLLPFGVLGAFVGPLADRLPARLLMVGSDLVRFVLVLAMIVVRDSPLLLLVLILLSGIAKAFFETARITAIPLIVRGHSIPTAVALFQSTNHTLNLVGPALGGLLIAFGSVTTVFVLDAVTFVVSAVLLAGMAVLREVPVRGADSGREGYWQSLRTGISGVLAVPSLRFLAIVMVPVMLVLGLFTTNLNSQLLSVFELPAFEYGLAQAGFGAGCVIGALTGPPLVRRYSDRGLLIGSIVLFGASLLLLAPTGSVWDATDQGVLGLIVVLLWCVLAGLGSGLFQVPVANTLLSDLPEELRGRGVGLLNALMVNFTVLGVVVGGLLAGLVGIAASIVVAGAVLVVAALVLLVPRLRGGRGGRAGAPEPEAVA, encoded by the coding sequence ATGCTTGAGCTGCTGAAGGACCGGACCTACATCCGGTACTGGCTGGCCGTCGTCGCCTCCTTCCTCGGTGACGCCATCACCAAGATCACCCTGATCTACGTGGTGGCCACCGAGACCGACGACCCCGTCCTGTACGTCTCCCTGGTCGTCATCGCGCAGCTGCTGCCCTTCGGCGTACTCGGCGCGTTCGTGGGCCCGCTGGCCGACCGGCTGCCCGCCCGGCTGCTCATGGTCGGCTCGGACCTGGTCCGCTTCGTCCTGGTGCTCGCGATGATCGTCGTACGGGACTCCCCACTGCTGCTGCTCGTCCTCATCCTGCTCAGCGGCATCGCCAAGGCCTTCTTCGAGACGGCCCGGATCACCGCGATCCCGCTGATCGTGCGCGGGCACAGCATCCCCACGGCGGTCGCCCTCTTCCAGTCCACCAACCACACCCTCAACCTGGTGGGCCCGGCGCTCGGCGGTCTGCTCATCGCCTTCGGCAGCGTCACCACGGTCTTCGTGCTCGACGCCGTGACGTTCGTGGTCTCGGCGGTGCTGCTCGCCGGCATGGCGGTCCTGCGGGAGGTGCCCGTGCGGGGCGCCGACAGCGGCCGCGAGGGGTACTGGCAGTCGCTGCGCACCGGCATCTCCGGTGTGCTCGCCGTCCCCTCGCTGCGCTTCCTGGCGATCGTCATGGTCCCGGTGATGCTGGTCCTCGGCCTGTTCACCACCAACCTCAACTCCCAGCTCCTGAGCGTCTTCGAGCTGCCGGCCTTCGAGTACGGGCTGGCGCAGGCCGGCTTCGGCGCGGGCTGTGTGATCGGCGCGCTCACCGGTCCGCCGCTGGTGCGCCGCTACTCCGACCGGGGGCTGCTCATCGGGTCGATCGTGCTCTTCGGCGCCTCCCTGCTGCTGCTCGCCCCCACGGGCAGCGTGTGGGACGCCACCGACCAAGGCGTCCTCGGTCTGATCGTCGTCCTGCTCTGGTGCGTCCTGGCCGGGCTGGGCTCGGGGCTCTTCCAGGTGCCGGTCGCCAACACGCTGCTCAGCGACCTGCCCGAGGAGCTGCGCGGTCGGGGCGTCGGCCTGCTCAACGCCCTGATGGTCAACTTCACCGTCCTCGGCGTGGTCGTCGGAGGCCTGCTCGCCGGGCTCGTCGGCATCGCCGCATCCATCGTCGTGGCCGGCGCCGTCCTGGTCGTCGCGGCCCTCGTCCTCCTCGTCCCCCGGCTGCGCGGCGGCCGCGGCGGGCGGGCGGGCGCCCCGGAACCGGAGGCCGTCGCATGA
- a CDS encoding condensation domain-containing protein produces the protein MSTLDLPVLPLTPAQRRLWALGQLRPADPFFSIPFAITVEGSLDVDALRRALDALVRRHDALRVRIVRDAGGEPVQRIGAPAPGALDPIDVTREEAAARADAFARTPFDLDGGPLLRAELLCLSPTSHQLLVGVHHIVFDGASLDLFTTELVALYGAFAAGRVDPLPRPAVGYGEFLAARTAQDEEARPERLAYWTRRLAGAPALLELPLAGPRRARAGHTGARVTTVVPEPVVEPLRRLARTKRASLFMVLKAAVDVVLSQYGGTDVLTGMAVSGRDTTESAGVIGYLTRPVVLRGELADDPEFTDLIGRVRGDLLDALDHPDLLVDEVMDRLGLARDPSYHPLYQVMYTHAPAAPVHEAAGSRFGAAELRLPTMKTDLAIDTVETENGLLALADFRTDLFDEATVRLLLDRLRLVLERIGADPTARVSALLRTDAPAPAAAYEDGATLHELVAEQIARTPDAVAVAAGARTWTYRELDRAADRVAARLQALGVGPETPVGVCAPKSFALAAAQLGVVRAGGTCVPLDPELPAFLLRLAVDDAGLRTVLADAYSGALFDRTRVDVLDPQDIADDEDGPAPQTVRVTARGAAWVLRTAGVTGEPRAVVAEHRNLVSRLRWAHRELPATVFEAVAQLAAPDAPAAFLELFGPLTRGGRAVVPTGADEATVLAAPAELAGLLTGGARVPVLTTGEPLFPGTLAAVVAAGGTDVHQLYGCAETAGPVLAGPVRAPEGEDHGPLPLGLPAGATAYVLDPRGAIAATGAIGELHIGGPAVTRGYLDRGGRTAERFRPDPFGGEPGARLFATGDLARRLPDGRIVFAGRAADHALVRGVRVAALDVEAALLAHPGVARAQVLTDPADGSLAAAATARPGADLTVEALRTHLRDLLPGHLQPARLHLAGRLPLLPGGRPDREAIAKLLAEAAAAEAARPAGGADDARPASDAERTVAEAWEQVLGRTVGASENFFDVGGNSLLLIRLRDRLRTALDREVDVVDLFRHSTVRAMATFLGGAPATDAPSAAGERVQSRAQARAEAMRARGRVRQTSTPIPRKR, from the coding sequence ATGAGTACGCTCGACCTGCCCGTCCTTCCCCTGACCCCCGCCCAGCGGCGGCTGTGGGCGCTGGGCCAACTCCGGCCCGCCGACCCGTTCTTCAGCATCCCCTTCGCGATCACCGTCGAGGGATCGCTCGACGTCGACGCCCTGCGGCGCGCCCTGGACGCCCTCGTGCGGCGGCACGACGCGCTGCGGGTGCGGATCGTGCGGGACGCCGGCGGCGAGCCCGTCCAGCGGATCGGGGCGCCCGCCCCGGGCGCCCTCGACCCGATCGACGTGACACGGGAAGAGGCGGCCGCCCGCGCGGACGCCTTCGCCCGGACCCCGTTCGACCTGGACGGCGGACCGCTGCTGCGGGCCGAGCTGCTGTGCCTGTCCCCGACGAGCCACCAACTCCTCGTCGGTGTCCACCACATCGTGTTCGACGGGGCCTCGCTTGACCTGTTCACCACCGAACTCGTCGCCCTCTACGGGGCGTTCGCGGCCGGCCGGGTCGACCCGCTGCCCCGGCCCGCCGTCGGGTACGGGGAGTTCCTCGCCGCGCGCACCGCACAGGACGAGGAGGCCAGGCCCGAACGGCTGGCCTACTGGACGCGGCGCCTGGCCGGCGCCCCCGCGCTCCTCGAACTGCCGCTCGCCGGGCCCCGCCGGGCACGCGCCGGGCACACCGGGGCCCGGGTGACCACCGTCGTCCCCGAGCCGGTCGTGGAGCCCCTGCGCCGGCTGGCCCGCACCAAGCGCGCCAGCCTGTTCATGGTGCTCAAGGCCGCCGTGGACGTGGTGCTCAGCCAGTACGGCGGCACCGACGTGCTCACCGGCATGGCCGTCTCCGGCCGCGACACCACCGAGAGCGCCGGCGTCATCGGCTACCTCACCCGGCCCGTCGTCCTGCGCGGCGAGCTCGCCGACGACCCGGAGTTCACCGACCTGATCGGCCGGGTCCGAGGCGACCTCCTGGACGCCCTCGACCACCCCGACCTGCTCGTCGACGAGGTCATGGACCGGCTCGGGCTCGCCCGCGACCCGAGCTACCACCCGCTCTACCAGGTCATGTACACGCACGCGCCGGCCGCGCCCGTCCACGAGGCCGCCGGCTCCCGGTTCGGCGCGGCCGAGCTGCGCCTGCCCACCATGAAGACCGACCTGGCGATCGACACCGTGGAGACCGAGAACGGCCTGCTGGCCCTCGCGGACTTCCGCACCGACCTCTTCGACGAGGCCACCGTCCGCCTGCTGCTCGACCGGCTGCGCCTGGTCCTGGAGCGGATCGGCGCCGACCCGACGGCCCGGGTCTCCGCGCTGCTGCGCACCGACGCCCCGGCGCCCGCGGCCGCCTACGAGGACGGCGCCACCCTGCACGAGCTGGTCGCCGAGCAGATCGCCCGCACCCCCGACGCGGTCGCCGTGGCCGCCGGGGCGCGCACCTGGACGTACCGCGAACTCGACCGCGCCGCGGACCGGGTGGCGGCGCGCCTGCAGGCGCTCGGCGTCGGCCCCGAGACCCCCGTCGGGGTGTGCGCCCCGAAGTCCTTCGCGCTGGCCGCCGCCCAACTCGGCGTGGTCCGGGCGGGCGGCACCTGCGTACCGCTCGACCCGGAGCTGCCCGCGTTCCTGCTGCGGCTCGCCGTGGACGACGCGGGGCTGCGGACGGTCCTCGCCGACGCCTACTCCGGCGCGCTGTTCGACCGCACCAGGGTCGACGTGCTCGACCCGCAGGACATCGCCGACGACGAGGACGGGCCGGCGCCGCAGACCGTACGGGTCACCGCGCGGGGCGCCGCCTGGGTGTTGCGCACGGCCGGTGTCACCGGCGAGCCGCGCGCGGTCGTCGCCGAGCACCGCAACCTGGTGTCCCGACTGCGCTGGGCCCACCGCGAGCTGCCCGCCACCGTCTTCGAGGCGGTCGCCCAGCTGGCGGCCCCGGACGCGCCGGCCGCGTTCCTGGAGCTGTTCGGCCCGCTCACCCGCGGCGGCCGCGCGGTCGTCCCCACCGGCGCCGACGAGGCCACCGTGCTCGCGGCCCCCGCCGAGCTGGCCGGGCTGCTCACCGGGGGCGCGCGGGTCCCCGTACTCACCACGGGCGAGCCGCTGTTCCCGGGCACCCTCGCGGCCGTGGTGGCCGCCGGGGGCACGGACGTGCACCAGCTGTACGGCTGCGCGGAGACGGCCGGACCCGTGCTCGCGGGCCCGGTGCGGGCCCCGGAGGGCGAGGACCACGGGCCCTTGCCGCTGGGTCTGCCGGCCGGCGCCACCGCGTACGTCCTGGATCCGCGCGGCGCGATCGCGGCCACCGGCGCGATCGGTGAGCTGCACATCGGCGGCCCGGCCGTCACCCGCGGCTACCTGGACCGGGGCGGCCGCACCGCCGAACGCTTCCGGCCCGACCCGTTCGGCGGCGAGCCCGGCGCCCGCCTGTTCGCCACCGGCGACCTGGCCCGCCGGCTTCCCGACGGGCGGATCGTCTTCGCCGGCCGGGCCGCCGACCACGCCCTGGTGCGGGGCGTCCGCGTGGCCGCCCTCGACGTCGAGGCCGCGCTGCTCGCCCACCCGGGCGTCGCCCGGGCGCAGGTCCTCACCGACCCGGCGGACGGCTCCCTCGCCGCGGCCGCGACGGCCCGGCCGGGCGCGGACCTGACCGTCGAAGCCCTCCGTACCCACCTGCGGGACCTGCTGCCCGGCCACCTGCAGCCCGCCCGGCTGCACCTGGCCGGCCGGCTGCCGCTGCTGCCGGGCGGGCGCCCCGACCGGGAGGCGATCGCCAAGCTGCTCGCCGAGGCGGCCGCCGCCGAGGCCGCCCGACCGGCCGGAGGGGCCGACGACGCGCGGCCGGCGAGCGACGCCGAACGGACCGTCGCCGAGGCCTGGGAGCAGGTGCTGGGGCGCACCGTCGGCGCGTCGGAGAACTTCTTCGACGTCGGCGGTAACTCGCTGCTCCTGATCCGGCTGCGCGACCGGCTGCGTACCGCACTGGACCGCGAGGTCGACGTCGTGGACCTGTTCCGGCACTCCACCGTCCGGGCCATGGCCACCTTCCTGGGCGGCGCCCCCGCCACGGACGCCCCGTCGGCCGCCGGGGAGCGCGTGCAGAGCCGGGCCCAGGCCCGCGCCGAGGCCATGCGCGCCCGCGGCCGTGTCCGCCAGACCAGCACACCGATACCGAGGAAGCGATGA
- a CDS encoding amino acid adenylation domain-containing protein, which produces MNDRQQRTLYQWFEESALRHTGLPALEIGDEVLTYGELRALALTLADRIAAKHGSLPARVALAATRSVAAYAGYLAIQRLGAALVPLNPDYPAQRNLDIAQRAGVEVALVDTRSADLFTRLPERHRPTVLGLDEDERASGTATEVLERSLPPVPDDPDREAYLMFTSGSTGQPKGVPIRHRNTSLFLAHTIERYEIAPGARLTQTFGLTFDASVIDLFATWGGGATLVVPLAADLYRPIDFVVERELTHWFSVPSVIREAQRLGNLPTGRAVNLRHSMFGAEPVTAQHAELWRAVAPNAVIHNVYGPTELTVCCTNHALSGPAEDWPEFSNGTVPIGVPLPGNETVLLDENGLAADEGELCVRGAQRFGGYLDPRENAGRFVSYEPDGGPAVSYDGSTALTDRHWYRTGDRVRRENGLYVHWGRLDQQVKVRGFRIELGEVEAAVHRHPHVIDAAVLALPGPDGETELVGAYAGREVDPERFDSWLRELLPLHMVPTSLTHLPGGLPLNDNGKTDRKALARILDTTEGS; this is translated from the coding sequence ATGAACGACCGGCAACAGCGCACGCTCTACCAGTGGTTCGAGGAATCGGCCCTGCGTCACACCGGCCTGCCCGCCCTGGAGATCGGCGACGAGGTACTGACCTACGGCGAGCTGCGCGCCCTCGCGCTCACCCTCGCCGACCGCATCGCCGCCAAGCACGGCTCCCTGCCCGCCCGGGTGGCGCTCGCCGCCACCCGCTCGGTCGCCGCGTACGCCGGCTACCTGGCGATCCAGCGGCTCGGCGCGGCGCTCGTCCCGCTCAACCCCGACTACCCCGCGCAGCGCAATCTCGACATCGCCCAACGGGCCGGTGTCGAGGTGGCCCTGGTGGACACCCGGTCCGCCGACCTGTTCACCCGGCTGCCCGAACGCCACCGGCCCACCGTCCTCGGTCTCGACGAGGACGAGCGGGCGTCCGGCACGGCGACCGAGGTACTGGAGCGGTCGCTGCCGCCGGTCCCGGACGACCCGGACCGCGAGGCCTACCTGATGTTCACGTCGGGTTCCACCGGCCAGCCCAAGGGCGTGCCGATCCGGCACCGGAACACCTCGCTGTTCCTCGCGCACACCATCGAGCGGTACGAGATCGCGCCGGGCGCCCGGCTCACCCAGACCTTCGGCCTGACCTTCGACGCGTCCGTCATCGACCTGTTCGCGACCTGGGGCGGCGGCGCCACCCTGGTGGTGCCGCTCGCCGCCGACCTCTACCGGCCGATCGACTTCGTCGTCGAGCGCGAGCTCACCCACTGGTTCTCGGTGCCCTCGGTGATCCGTGAGGCGCAGCGGCTCGGCAACCTGCCGACGGGCCGCGCCGTGAACCTGCGGCACAGCATGTTCGGCGCCGAGCCGGTCACCGCGCAGCACGCCGAACTGTGGCGCGCGGTCGCCCCGAACGCCGTCATCCACAACGTGTACGGGCCCACCGAGCTGACGGTGTGCTGCACCAACCACGCGCTGTCCGGACCGGCCGAGGACTGGCCGGAGTTCTCCAACGGCACCGTGCCCATCGGCGTCCCGTTGCCGGGCAACGAGACGGTGCTGCTGGACGAGAACGGCCTGGCGGCCGACGAGGGCGAGCTGTGCGTGCGCGGCGCGCAGCGCTTCGGCGGCTACCTCGACCCGCGCGAGAACGCCGGGCGGTTCGTGTCGTACGAGCCCGACGGCGGCCCCGCGGTGAGCTACGACGGCAGCACCGCGCTGACCGACCGCCACTGGTACCGCACCGGAGACCGGGTCCGGCGCGAGAACGGGCTCTACGTGCACTGGGGCCGCCTCGACCAGCAGGTCAAGGTACGCGGCTTCCGCATCGAGCTCGGCGAGGTCGAGGCGGCCGTGCACCGCCACCCGCACGTCATCGACGCCGCGGTGCTCGCCCTGCCCGGCCCGGACGGCGAGACCGAGCTGGTCGGCGCCTACGCGGGCCGCGAGGTGGACCCCGAGCGGTTCGACTCCTGGCTGCGCGAGCTGCTCCCGCTGCACATGGTGCCCACCTCGCTCACGCACCTGCCGGGCGGGCTGCCGCTCAACGACAACGGCAAGACGGACCGCAAGGCACTGGCGCGGATCCTCGACACGACGGAGGGGTCATGA
- a CDS encoding non-ribosomal peptide synthetase, translating to MTDAPEYWRTELAGLEPLEPATDRPRPSARTGALGHVTRTVPAGTAQGLDKAAAEYGAPLSAVLLAAYQVLLGRWTRRSDLAVGVPGPDGGLAVVRADLTAGPAFAELVARTDAALTRGRAAALPVARLAAVFGRAADGHHPVVQALFTDGPAHRAEGDCPPDLTLALDPTAGREGLGLRVDFAAELFDAASAERLMDGYLTLLTAVAEAPGIALEALDPLGAAERELLLDVWGRGRAAFPEDADAVDVADLVAEQAGRVPDAVAVVFGTEELTYRELDARADRLAHHLRGLGAGPDVPVAVCLERGTELIVTMLAVLRSGAAYVPLDPRHPVDRLEFVLRDTAAPVVVTQESLRGRLSGGAGAGPRTLVAVDTDAAAIAAAPVVEAAATAGPGHLAYVLHTSGSTGTPKGVAVTRGGFRNLLCGMRETFPSPANERVLFTTSATFDIAGVEVFLPLITGGRIIGAHQEQIHNPPALVELIDRHAVTLVQATPSALRPLLDALGDRPRALEIFAAGEALPAELAARMLRAGTRVLNGYGPTETTVYASVAEIADATGTVPIGRPTAGTELYVVDDADRPVPVGVPGELLIGGAGVARGYLGRDDLTAERFTRNPFAAGRVYRTGDLVRWLPGGDLEFLGRLDHQVKVRGFRIELGEIEAALLAHEDVDSCAVAVREDVPGEKTLVAYVVPVSGRPVPGIGALRDRCGRTLPGYMVPGTYVFLDRMPLTTSGKTDRKALPAPDGERTGLEAEFIAPRTPAERAVARVWAETLYADEVGAQDDFFDLGGDSLTATRVALRLQEDFGLEIPVRTLFTYSTVESLAGALIVARRTGAFPAGG from the coding sequence ATGACCGACGCGCCGGAGTACTGGCGAACCGAACTGGCTGGTCTGGAACCGCTGGAGCCGGCCACCGACCGGCCGCGCCCCTCGGCGCGCACCGGCGCCCTGGGCCACGTCACCCGCACCGTCCCGGCCGGTACGGCGCAGGGGCTGGACAAGGCGGCCGCCGAGTACGGCGCCCCGCTGTCCGCCGTACTGCTCGCCGCCTACCAGGTGCTGCTCGGCCGGTGGACCCGCCGCAGTGACCTCGCGGTGGGCGTCCCGGGCCCCGACGGCGGCCTGGCCGTCGTCCGCGCCGACCTGACCGCGGGCCCGGCCTTCGCCGAGCTCGTGGCGCGGACCGACGCCGCGCTGACCCGCGGCCGGGCCGCCGCGCTGCCCGTGGCCCGCCTCGCCGCCGTGTTCGGGCGCGCGGCCGACGGCCACCACCCCGTGGTGCAGGCCCTGTTCACGGACGGGCCGGCCCACCGGGCCGAGGGCGACTGCCCGCCCGACCTGACCCTGGCCCTGGATCCGACCGCCGGACGCGAGGGCCTCGGCCTGCGCGTCGACTTCGCCGCGGAGCTGTTCGACGCGGCGAGCGCGGAGCGGCTCATGGACGGCTACCTCACCTTGCTGACCGCCGTCGCCGAGGCCCCCGGGATCGCGCTGGAGGCGCTCGACCCGCTCGGCGCCGCCGAGCGCGAGCTGCTGCTCGACGTCTGGGGCCGCGGCCGCGCCGCCTTCCCCGAGGACGCGGACGCCGTGGACGTGGCCGATCTGGTCGCCGAGCAGGCCGGGCGCGTACCCGACGCCGTCGCGGTCGTCTTCGGCACCGAGGAGCTCACCTACCGGGAGCTCGACGCCCGCGCCGATCGCCTCGCCCACCACCTGCGCGGCCTCGGCGCCGGCCCCGACGTGCCCGTCGCGGTCTGCCTGGAACGCGGGACCGAACTGATCGTGACGATGCTCGCCGTGCTCCGCTCGGGCGCGGCCTATGTGCCGCTCGATCCCCGGCACCCGGTCGACCGCCTGGAGTTCGTCCTGCGGGACACGGCCGCCCCGGTGGTCGTCACCCAGGAGTCGCTGCGCGGCCGACTGTCCGGCGGCGCCGGCGCGGGGCCGCGCACCCTCGTAGCGGTCGACACCGACGCCGCGGCGATCGCCGCCGCCCCCGTCGTGGAAGCGGCCGCGACAGCCGGGCCCGGGCACCTCGCCTACGTCCTCCACACCTCCGGCTCCACCGGCACCCCCAAGGGCGTCGCCGTCACCCGGGGCGGTTTCCGCAACCTGCTCTGCGGCATGCGGGAGACCTTCCCGTCCCCGGCGAACGAGCGGGTCCTGTTCACCACCTCGGCCACCTTCGACATCGCGGGCGTCGAGGTGTTCCTGCCGCTGATCACCGGCGGCCGGATCATCGGCGCGCACCAGGAGCAGATCCACAACCCGCCGGCCCTCGTCGAGCTGATCGACCGGCACGCCGTCACCCTCGTCCAGGCCACGCCGTCCGCGCTGCGCCCGCTCCTGGACGCCCTCGGCGACCGGCCGCGCGCCCTGGAGATCTTCGCCGCCGGCGAGGCCCTGCCCGCCGAACTGGCCGCACGGATGCTGCGCGCCGGCACCCGCGTCCTCAACGGCTACGGCCCGACGGAGACCACCGTCTACGCCTCCGTCGCCGAGATCGCCGACGCCACCGGCACGGTCCCCATCGGCCGCCCCACCGCCGGCACCGAGCTGTACGTCGTCGACGACGCGGACCGCCCGGTCCCCGTCGGCGTACCCGGGGAGCTGCTCATCGGCGGCGCCGGCGTGGCCCGCGGCTACCTCGGCCGCGACGACCTGACCGCCGAGCGCTTCACCCGGAACCCGTTCGCGGCCGGCCGGGTCTACCGCACCGGCGACCTGGTGCGGTGGCTGCCCGGCGGCGACCTGGAGTTCCTCGGCCGCCTCGACCACCAGGTCAAGGTGCGCGGCTTCCGCATCGAACTCGGCGAGATCGAGGCCGCGCTGCTGGCCCACGAGGACGTCGACTCCTGCGCCGTCGCGGTCCGCGAGGACGTCCCCGGCGAGAAGACGCTCGTGGCGTACGTCGTCCCGGTGTCCGGCCGCCCGGTGCCCGGCATCGGCGCGCTGCGCGACCGGTGCGGGCGCACCCTGCCCGGCTACATGGTGCCCGGTACGTACGTCTTCCTGGACCGGATGCCGCTGACCACCAGCGGCAAGACCGACCGCAAGGCGCTGCCCGCACCCGACGGCGAACGCACCGGCCTGGAGGCCGAGTTCATCGCCCCGCGCACCCCCGCCGAGCGGGCGGTGGCCCGGGTGTGGGCCGAGACGCTGTACGCCGACGAGGTCGGGGCCCAGGACGACTTCTTCGACCTGGGCGGCGACTCTCTGACCGCGACCCGGGTCGCGCTGCGGCTCCAGGAGGACTTCGGCCTGGAGATCCCGGTGCGCACCCTCTTCACCTACTCGACCGTCGAGTCGCTCGCGGGGGCCCTGATCGTCGCCCGCCGCACCGGCGCGTTCCCGGCCGGAGGCTGA
- a CDS encoding ATP-grasp domain-containing protein: protein MTETPARPVLLVVYDAGSLAPTRLAEAARQAGCDLVFVTADTAHAQEMIPTLEMVGTVVNTAGRTEAQTEAALRALAPAGVLTFSEFQIAPTVRLAEALGLRYHRPADVDAITHKDLQRRRFAEAGVDSVRFRTLTDPAQADEAIAHVGLPAIIKPVIGASSRNTQAVATPEECRAALAAIFTGSDGGPAETAVMLEELLVGRPTPAPWGDYIAVDCVADGDDVRPVFVTSKFALAEPFRERGGYGGFSVVPEAEEREVRDLACRAVRALNIHGVADVEIKLTADGPRVIEVNGRLGAWVDDLAVRSGTSDPAYVAVAAALGLPYETPEVKQGGPIAFHYLTVPPLGARRVRAIRGVSALRRLAHVDRVVVLAEPGADVDWRIGARGNTAAVIGSAATHEELAATVAAIESVDWIDYE from the coding sequence ATGACCGAGACCCCCGCCCGCCCCGTGCTGCTCGTCGTCTACGACGCCGGCAGCCTCGCCCCCACCCGGCTCGCCGAGGCGGCCCGGCAGGCCGGCTGCGACCTGGTGTTCGTCACCGCGGACACCGCGCACGCCCAGGAGATGATCCCGACCCTGGAGATGGTCGGCACCGTCGTGAACACCGCGGGCCGCACCGAGGCACAGACCGAGGCGGCGCTGCGCGCGCTCGCCCCGGCGGGCGTCCTCACCTTCAGCGAGTTCCAGATCGCCCCGACCGTGCGGCTCGCCGAGGCGCTCGGCCTGCGCTACCACCGGCCGGCCGACGTCGACGCCATCACCCACAAGGACCTGCAGCGCCGCCGGTTCGCCGAGGCGGGCGTGGACAGCGTGCGCTTCCGCACCCTGACCGACCCCGCCCAGGCCGACGAGGCGATCGCCCACGTCGGGCTGCCGGCCATCATCAAGCCGGTGATCGGCGCGTCCAGCCGCAACACGCAGGCCGTCGCCACCCCCGAGGAGTGCCGGGCCGCCCTCGCGGCGATCTTCACCGGCTCCGACGGCGGTCCCGCCGAGACGGCCGTGATGCTGGAGGAACTCCTGGTGGGGCGACCCACCCCGGCGCCCTGGGGCGACTACATCGCCGTGGACTGCGTGGCCGACGGGGACGACGTCCGTCCGGTGTTCGTCACCAGCAAGTTCGCGCTCGCCGAACCGTTCCGCGAGCGCGGCGGTTACGGCGGCTTCTCCGTCGTGCCGGAGGCCGAGGAGCGCGAGGTCCGCGACCTCGCCTGCCGCGCGGTGCGCGCCCTGAACATCCACGGCGTCGCCGACGTCGAGATCAAACTGACCGCCGACGGCCCCCGGGTCATCGAGGTCAACGGCCGGCTCGGCGCCTGGGTCGACGACCTCGCCGTCCGCTCCGGCACCTCCGACCCCGCGTACGTGGCGGTCGCCGCCGCGCTCGGCCTCCCGTACGAGACCCCCGAGGTCAAGCAGGGCGGGCCGATCGCCTTCCACTACCTGACCGTGCCGCCCCTCGGAGCCCGCCGGGTGCGCGCCATCCGGGGCGTCTCAGCCCTGCGCCGCCTCGCCCACGTCGACCGGGTCGTCGTCCTCGCCGAGCCCGGCGCGGACGTGGACTGGCGGATCGGCGCGCGCGGCAACACGGCGGCCGTCATCGGCTCCGCCGCCACCCATGAGGAACTGGCCGCGACCGTCGCCGCCATCGAGAGCGTGGACTGGATCGACTATGAGTGA
- a CDS encoding HAD family hydrolase, protein MSEFPVRADEFVVFDLDGVLVDTQDAENGGIAHVGEMMGLRLDKDQRDELFSGKKMQECFDLMADLSGNAPPQDAMAIARARCEELIGDRIEPIDGVAYALEQLAAAVGDRMCVASNSPLAIMRSRLEKARILHHFGDRLFSAYDADAWKPDPKLFLWAAGSCGVTPDECVVVEDSPVGVDAAVAAGMRVLQYTADPDTPPHREGALTFPSMRALPRLVRDAHLMAPVAAPFAAAAPFGGTS, encoded by the coding sequence ATGAGTGAGTTCCCCGTACGCGCCGATGAGTTCGTCGTCTTCGACCTGGACGGCGTACTCGTGGACACGCAGGACGCCGAGAACGGCGGGATCGCCCACGTCGGCGAGATGATGGGCCTGCGGCTGGACAAGGACCAGCGGGACGAACTGTTCTCCGGCAAGAAGATGCAGGAGTGCTTCGACCTGATGGCGGACCTGTCGGGCAACGCCCCGCCACAGGACGCCATGGCGATCGCCCGCGCCCGCTGCGAGGAGCTGATCGGCGACCGCATCGAGCCCATCGACGGCGTCGCGTACGCCCTCGAACAGCTCGCCGCCGCCGTCGGCGACCGCATGTGCGTGGCCTCCAACAGCCCGCTCGCCATCATGCGCAGCCGCCTGGAGAAGGCCCGGATCCTGCACCACTTCGGCGACCGGCTCTTCTCGGCCTACGACGCCGACGCCTGGAAGCCCGACCCGAAGCTCTTCCTCTGGGCAGCCGGGAGCTGCGGTGTCACGCCCGACGAGTGCGTCGTGGTCGAGGACAGCCCGGTCGGCGTGGACGCCGCCGTGGCCGCCGGGATGCGGGTCCTGCAGTACACCGCCGACCCGGACACCCCGCCCCACCGGGAGGGCGCGCTCACCTTCCCGTCCATGCGCGCACTGCCCCGACTCGTCCGCGACGCCCACCTGATGGCGCCCGTCGCCGCCCCCTTCGCCGCTGCCGCACCCTTCGGAGGTACCTCATGA